From Pandoraea vervacti, the proteins below share one genomic window:
- a CDS encoding MDR family MFS transporter — MSATRNSVRPLIVASVMAATSMVAIEATIISTAMPQIVAQLGGLNLYSWVFSAFLLAQTAMTVVFGKLADLYGRKPVILVGIAVFLIASLGGGLAWSMPAMIAFRLLQGVGAACIQPVSLVIIADYYPISERGKVQGWLASVWAISAVLGPMLGGLIIRDLSWAWIFWINIPIGLLAAAGFVAYLHEDAPRQRPSIDVMGAVFFTIAVAGLMIALTDANAFTDTHVWGGILVCAVAVVLFVWQERRAKDPMISFALWSRRPIAAANAATLLSGMVLMGLTTFLPMYAQGVLRQTPVVAGMALTMIMVGWPIGATFAAKTFTRFGLRRILVGGSLLMPLGGLVFALLGPSSSPLLAGFGSLLMGFSMGTGSVSALVLIQEIVDPSQRGSATASNIFSRNLGSTLGATLFGAVLNFGLTHSSGLAPVTSDQLRHVLEDRGVSSVADEAIRAVLQHSLHLTFLSILAISIGVMLLLLLVPTNAVDSRSIKRDKSEFVPGGH; from the coding sequence ATGTCTGCGACACGCAATTCCGTGCGGCCATTGATTGTGGCATCCGTCATGGCGGCAACGTCTATGGTGGCCATCGAAGCCACGATCATCTCGACGGCCATGCCGCAAATCGTCGCCCAACTGGGTGGCCTGAATCTCTACAGCTGGGTCTTTTCCGCCTTTCTGCTCGCGCAGACGGCCATGACGGTGGTGTTCGGCAAACTCGCCGACCTCTATGGTCGCAAGCCGGTCATTCTCGTGGGCATTGCCGTTTTTCTCATCGCCTCGCTCGGCGGCGGGCTCGCGTGGTCCATGCCCGCGATGATCGCATTCCGTCTGTTGCAGGGCGTAGGCGCCGCGTGCATTCAGCCGGTCAGCCTCGTGATCATTGCCGATTACTACCCGATCAGCGAGCGCGGCAAGGTACAGGGCTGGCTCGCCAGCGTCTGGGCCATCTCGGCAGTGCTTGGCCCGATGCTCGGCGGTCTCATCATTCGCGATCTGTCGTGGGCGTGGATTTTCTGGATCAACATTCCCATCGGCCTGCTTGCCGCTGCCGGTTTCGTGGCTTATCTGCATGAAGACGCGCCGCGTCAGCGACCAAGCATCGACGTGATGGGCGCCGTGTTCTTCACGATCGCGGTGGCCGGGCTGATGATTGCCCTGACCGACGCAAATGCGTTCACCGACACGCATGTCTGGGGCGGCATACTCGTATGTGCTGTCGCCGTCGTCCTCTTCGTCTGGCAGGAGCGCCGCGCGAAGGACCCGATGATCTCGTTTGCCCTGTGGAGTCGCCGCCCGATTGCGGCGGCCAATGCGGCGACGTTGCTCTCCGGCATGGTGCTCATGGGACTGACCACCTTCCTGCCAATGTATGCGCAGGGCGTGCTGCGTCAGACACCGGTCGTCGCCGGCATGGCGCTCACGATGATCATGGTCGGCTGGCCCATCGGCGCCACGTTCGCCGCGAAGACGTTCACGCGCTTCGGCCTGCGGCGCATTCTTGTCGGCGGCAGTCTGCTCATGCCGCTTGGCGGGCTCGTTTTTGCGTTGCTCGGCCCGAGCAGTTCGCCGTTGCTCGCCGGTTTTGGCTCGTTGCTGATGGGTTTCTCGATGGGCACGGGCAGTGTGAGCGCACTGGTGCTGATTCAGGAAATCGTCGATCCGTCGCAGCGCGGCAGCGCCACGGCGTCGAACATCTTCTCGCGAAATCTTGGCAGCACGCTGGGCGCGACGCTTTTCGGCGCCGTGCTCAACTTCGGGTTGACGCATTCGAGTGGCCTCGCGCCTGTGACCTCCGATCAACTGCGCCACGTGCTGGAGGATCGCGGCGTGTCGTCGGTGGCCGACGAGGCGATCCGCGCCGTGTTGCAACACTCGCTGCACCTCACGTTCCTGTCGATCCTCGCGATTTCGATCGGCGTCATGCTCTTGCTGCTGCTGGTGCCGACCAACGCGGTCGACTCGCGCAGCATCAAACGCGACAAATCGGAGTTTGTACCCGGCGGGCACTGA